In one window of Chelmon rostratus isolate fCheRos1 chromosome 19, fCheRos1.pri, whole genome shotgun sequence DNA:
- the nsa2 gene encoding ribosome biogenesis protein NSA2 homolog, with product MPQNEHIELHRKRHGYRLDHHEKKRKKESREAHERSHKARKLIGLKAKLYHKQRHAEKIQMKKTIKMHEQRKTKQKNDDKTPEGAVPAYLLDREGQSRAKVLSNMIKQKRKEKAGKWEVPLPKVRAQGETEVLKVIRTGKRQKKAWKRMVTKVCFVGDGFTRKPPKYERFIRPMGLRFKKAHVTHPELKATFCLPILGVKKNPSSPLYTTLGVITKGTVIEVNVSELGLVTQGGKVVWGKYAQVTNNPENDGCINAVLLV from the exons ATG CCTCAGAACGAGCACATTGAGTTACACCGCAAGCGACATGGCTACCGCCTGGACCaccatgaaaagaaaaggaagaaggagagcCGTGAGGCCCATGAGCGGTCCCACAAAGCCAGGAAGTTGATTGGTTTGAAGGCCAAACTGTACCACAAACAGAGACATGCAGAGAAGATCCAGATGAAGAAGAC CATCAAAATGCATGAACAGAGGAAGACCAAACAGAAGAATGATGATAAGACCCCAGAGGGAGCAGTGCCAGCCTACCTGctggacagagagggacagtCCCGCGCTAAAGTCCTCTCCAACATGATcaaacagaagaggaaagaaaaagct GGCAAATGGGAGGTGCCACTGCCAAAGGTGCGAGCCcagggagagacagaagtgCTGAAAGTCATCAGAACCggaaagagacaaaagaaagcATGGAAGAGAATGGTCACCAAAGTTTGCTTTGTTGGCGACGGCTTCACTCGTAAACCTCCAAAATATGAGCGTTTCATCAGGCCCATG GGTTTACGTTTTAAGAAGGCTCATGTCACACATCCAGAGCTGAAGGCCACATTCTGTCTTCCCATCCTCGGTGTGAAGAAGAacccctcctcacccctctACACCACCCTGGGAGTCATCACAAAAGGAACAGTCATAGAAGTCAATGTCAGCGAGCTGGGCTTGGTTACACAAGGAGGAAAGGTTGTCTGGG GTAAATATGCCCAGGTGACAAATAACCCAGAGAATGATGGCTGCATCAATGCAGTTCTGCTGGTATAA
- the gfm2 gene encoding ribosome-releasing factor 2, mitochondrial gives MIRGRYLFTAGLQCCKCRVSCHVKRHYSFLQDDVKSLRAVVSPDISKIRNIGIMAHIDAGKTTTTERMLYYSGYTRALGDVDDGDTVTDFMAQERERGITIQSAAVIFDWKSYRINLIDTPGHVDFTLEVERALRVLDGAVAVFDASAGVEAQTLTVWRQAEKHHVPCVCFLNKMDKPAASLSFSIESIRQKLKANPVLLQIPVGSGKSFSGVVDLLTNQKLMWNLSSLENDGRMFESKPLEQSDAPELLQEVKEARAALIEQIADLDDEFAELLLTDFSENFDAIPSIKLQEAVRRVTLARKGVPVLCGSSLKNKGVQPLLDAITAYLPAPSERHHDLVRWYKDDLCALAFKVLHDKQRGPLVFLRIYSGTLKPQTAIHNINRNSTERMSRLLVPFADQHVEISSMTAGNIALTVGLKQTITGDTIVSSKASAAAAARRAQKDSGVGKKSGEHATMVLSGVEVPDPVFFCTIEPPTMAKQADLENALNCLQREDPSLKVRVDPDSGQTILCGMGELHIEIIHDRIRREYGIETHLGPLQVAYRETILHEASATDTLDRAVGERRHVVTVELAVRPVDIFSSGGSCQFAVTEELGAQLPAEMKEALENGVHCSYLQGPLLGYPLLGVSTLIQSVNMQPGTSPAMVSACVSRCMLKALRQAGGQVLEPVMSLEVTVREEYLGSVLGDLAQRRGTVRDIQSRHDNKVLLATAPLAEMMGYSTILRTLTSGNATFSLELDTYEAMNPQDQNVLLKRMSGLL, from the exons ATGATTCGG GGAAGGTATTTATTCACTGCTGGCCTGCAGTGCTGCAAATGCAGAGTGAGCTGTCATGTAAAAAGACATTACAGCTTCCTCCAAG ATGATGTCAAATCATTGCGGGCTGTCGTCAGTCCTGATATATCCAA GATCCGAAACATTGGCATTATGGCCCACATTGATGCAGGAAAGACAACAACCACAGAAAGGATGCTTTATTACTCTGGCTATACGAGAGCACTAGGAG ATGTGGACGATGGGGACACAGTCACAGATTTTATGGCTCAGGAGAGGGAGCGTGGCATCACCATACAGTCGGCAGCAGTCATATTTGATTGGAAAAGTTATAGAATAAACCTTATTGACACCCCAG GGCACGTTGACTTCACTCTCGAGGTAGAGCGGGCACTTCGGGTGCTTGATGGGGCCGTTGCTGTGTTTGATGCCTCTGCTGGCGTTGAG GCTCAAACTCTGACCGTGTGGAGACAAGCAGAGAAGCACCACGTTCCCTGTGTTTGCTTCCTGAATAAGATGGATAAGCCTGCAGCAAG CCTAAGTTTTTCTATCGAGAGCATAAGACAGAAGTTGAAAGCCAACCCAGTCCTCCTGCAG ATTCCTGTCGGCAGTGGCAAAAGCTTCTCAGGTGTCGTAGACTTGTTAACCAACCAGAAGCTGATGTGGAATCTAAGCTCTTTGGAAAATGATGGACGAATGTTTGAAAGCAAACCCCTCGAGCAGTCGGATGCGCCAGAACTCCTGCAGGAGGTCAAAGAGGCCAGGGCGGCCTTAATAGAGCAG ATTGCTGATCTGGATGATGAGTTTGCTGAGTTGCTGCTGACTGATTTTAGTGAGAATTTTGATGCCATTCCCTCCATAAAG CTACAGGAAGCTGTGCGGCGGGTGACACTGGCCCGTAAAGGCGTCCCAGTACTCTGTGGGAGCTCTTTGAAAAACAAAGGTGTTCAGCCTCTTTTAGATGCCATCACCGCCTACCTGCCTGCCCCCAGTGAACGGCACCATGACCTGGT GCGGTGGTACAAGGACGACTTGTGTGCTCTGGCCTTCAAGGTTCTCCATGACAAGCAGCGTGGTCCTCTGGTATTTCTTAGGATTTACTCCGGTACTCTCAAACCACAGACTGCCATCCACAACATTAACAGGAACAGCAC TGAGAGGATGAGCAGGCTGCTGGTGCCGTTCGCTGATCAGCATGTAGAAATCTCCTCCATGACAGCGGGAAACATCGCTCTGACTGTCGGACTGAAGCAG ACCATCACAGGGGACACCATCGTTTCATCAaaggcttcagcagcagctgcagctcgcCGAGCCCAAAAAGACAGCGGGGTAGGGAAGAAGAGTGGGGAGCATGCCACCATGGTCCTTTCAGGCGTGGAGGTCCCTGATCCAGTCTTCTTCTGCACCATAGAACCGCCAACCATGGCCAAACAGGCTG ATCTTGAGAATGCACTCAACTGCCTCCAGAGAGAAGACCCCAGTCTTAAAGTCAGGGTCGACCCTGATTCTGGCCAG acCATTTTGTGTGGAATGGGAGAGCTGCACATCGAGATCATCCACGATCGAATCAGAAGAGAGTATGGCATTGAGACTCACCTTGGACCTCTGCAGGTGGCTTACAGGGAGACAATTCTCCATGAGGCCTCTGCTACAG ATACGCTGGACCGTGCTGTTGGCGAGAGGCGACATGTTGTGACAGTGGAGCTGGCCGTCAGACCTGTGGACATCTTCTCTTCGGGTGGTTCGTGTCAATTTGCGGTCACAGAGGAACTGGGGGCGCAGCTACCAGCAGAAATGAAGGAGGCGCTGGAGAACGGAGTACACTGCTCGTATCTTCAAG GTCCGTTGCTAGGTTATCCTTTACTGGGTGTATCCACACTGATTCAGAGCGTCAACATGCAACCTGGAACATCTCCTGCCATGGTGTCCGCCTGCGTGTCCCGCTGCATGCTGAAG GCCCTGAGGCAAGCAGGAGGTCAGGTCCTGGAGCCGGTGATGTCACTGGAGGTGACTGTCAGGGAGGAGTACCTTGGCTCCGTGCTGGGGGATTTAGCCCAAAGACGAGGAACCGTCCGAGATATCCAGAGTCGTCATGACAACAAAGTGCTGCTAGCAACTGCGCCACTGGCTGAGATGATG GGTTACTCCACCATCCTGAGAACGCTGACGTCAGGCAACGCCACCTTCTCTCTGGAGCTGGACACCTATGAGGCCATGAACCCCCAGGACCAGAACGTCCTCCTTAAAAGGATGTCCGGTCTGCTGTGA
- the hexb gene encoding beta-hexosaminidase subunit beta isoform X2 has protein sequence MITTTLKCTVLLLVLGLGRGLLYNGIDEVEEEEAAERVAEASRFGSLWPLPQKVQISQVSFKLTSASFKIVDAKQSSAGPSCSLLQDAYRRYYEYMFGNAKRQQLNKGRRSGPSELTELQVWITSPDSDCDGYPGVTSDESYELSVDQPYAVLKAPKVWGALHGLETFSQLVYEDEYGTKSINSTTISDFPRFAHRGILLDSSRHFLPIKVILANLETMAMNKINVFHWHIVDDQSFPYLSRTFPQLSQQGAYHPYTHVYTPADVKMVIEFARLRGIRVIPEFDTPGHTQSWGKGQTDLLTPCYSGSKQSGTFGPVNPILNTTYDFMNQFFKEVSTVFPDAYVHLGGDEVDFTCWKSNPDIQKFMDQQGFGQDYSKLESFYIQRLLEIVTTTRKGYIIWQEVFDNGVKLKDDTVVHVWIGGGSNEEMSKVTAAGYTTILSAPWYLDYISYAQDWQKYYKVEPLSFNGTEEQKKLVIGGEACLWGEYVDATNLTPRLWPRASAVAERLWSAKDVTDINDAFNRLSAHRCRMVERGIPAEPLFSSYCPREYRGI, from the exons ATGATCACTACTACACTGAAGTGCACTGTCCTGCTCCTGGTCCTGGGCTTGGGTCGGGGGCTGCTGTACAACGGCATCGATGAAgtcgaggaggaggaggcggccgAGCGCGTCGCTGAGGCTTCCAGGTTCGGCTCTCTGTGGCCTCTGCCGCAGAAAGTGCAGATCTCTCAGGTTTCATTCAAGCTGACCAGCGCCAGCTTCAAAATAGTTGACGCCAAGCAGTCTTCCGCCGGGCCGAGCTGCAGCCTCCTGCAAGACGCGTACAGGAG GTATTACGAATACATGTTTGGCAACGCTAAAAGGCAGCAGCTGAACAAAGGCAGGCGGTCAGGCCCCTCCGAGCTAACAGAGCTGCAGGTGTGGATCACATCACCTGACTCCGACTGTGACGGTTACCCCGGTGTGACTTCTGACGAGTCAT ATGAGCTGTCCGTGGATCAGCCGTATGCAGTCCTGAAAGCACCGAAGGTCTGGGGAGCTCTGCATG GTCTGGAAACTTTCAGCCAGTTGGTGTATGAAGATGAATATGGAACT AAAAGCATCAATTCAACAACAATCAGTGATTTCCCCAGATTTGCACATAGAGGCATCTTGCTGGACAGCTCTCGGCATTTCCTGCCCATCAAAGTCATCTTGGCTAATCTG GAAACAATGGCGATGaacaaaattaatgttttcCACTGGCACATCGTGGATGATCAATCCTTCCCTTACCTGAGCCGAACGTTCCCACAGCTGAGCCAGCAG GGGGCTTACCACCCATACACACATGTGTATACTCCCGCTGATGTGAAGATGGTGATTGAGTTTGCCCGTCTGAGAGGCATTCGTGTTATCCCGGAGTTCGACACTCCAGGACACACGCAGTCTTGGGGCAAAg GCCAGACGGATCTGCTCACGCCCTGCTACTCTGGCTCCAAACAATCTGGCACCTTCGGACCAGTGAACCCCATCCTGAACACCACCTATGACTTCATGAACCAGTTCTTCAAGGAGGTCAGCACTGTGTTCCCCGATGCCTACGTTCACCTGGGAGGTGATGAGGTGGACTTCACCTGCTG GAAGTCTAACCCGGACATCCAGAAGTTCATGGATCAGCAAGGCTTCGGACAAGACTACAGCAAACTGGAATCATTTTATATCCAAAG ACTCTTGGAAATCGTCACCACTACCAGGAAGGGCTACATAATCTGGCAGGAGGTCTTCGACAATGGTGTGAAG CTAAAGGATGACACAGTTGTACATGTGTGGATCGGCGGCGGGTCTAATGAGGAGATGAGCaaggtgacagcagcagggtaCACCACCATCCTCTCCGCCCCATGGTACCTAGATTACATTAGCTACGCACAGGACTGGCAGAAGTACTACAAGGTTGAGCCACTCAGCTTCAACG gaaCTGAAGAACAAAAGAAGCTTGTGATTGGTGGAGAAGCCTGTTTGTGGGGAGAATATGTGGACGCCACCAACCTGACACCCAGACTCTG GCCTCGTGCCAGTGCTGTGGCAGAGCGGCTGTGGAGCGCCAAGGATGTGACGGACATCAACGATGCCTTTAACAGACTGTCTGCACACCGCTGTCGTATGGTGGA GCGCGGAATCCCAGCTGAGCCGCTGTTTTCCAGCTACTGTCCCCGTGAATACAGGGGTATATGA
- the hexb gene encoding beta-hexosaminidase subunit beta isoform X1: MITTTLKCTVLLLVLGLGRGLLYNGIDEVEEEEAAERVAEASRFGSLWPLPQKVQISQVSFKLTSASFKIVDAKQSSAGPSCSLLQDAYRRYYEYMFGNAKRQQLNKGRRSGPSELTELQVWITSPDSDCDGYPGVTSDESYELSVDQPYAVLKAPKVWGALHGLETFSQLVYEDEYGTKSINSTTISDFPRFAHRGILLDSSRHFLPIKVILANLETMAMNKINVFHWHIVDDQSFPYLSRTFPQLSQQGAYHPYTHVYTPADVKMVIEFARLRGIRVIPEFDTPGHTQSWGKGQTDLLTPCYSGSKQSGTFGPVNPILNTTYDFMNQFFKEVSTVFPDAYVHLGGDEVDFTCWKSNPDIQKFMDQQGFGQDYSKLESFYIQRLLEIVTTTRKGYIIWQEVFDNGVKLKPDTLIHVWKGNQQQYQNEMANVTASGYQTLLSTPWYLNRISYGQDWQGHYKADPQDFKGTEEQKKLVIGGEACLWGEYVDATNLTPRLWPRASAVAERLWSAKDVTDINDAFNRLSAHRCRMVERGIPAEPLFSSYCPREYRGI, from the exons ATGATCACTACTACACTGAAGTGCACTGTCCTGCTCCTGGTCCTGGGCTTGGGTCGGGGGCTGCTGTACAACGGCATCGATGAAgtcgaggaggaggaggcggccgAGCGCGTCGCTGAGGCTTCCAGGTTCGGCTCTCTGTGGCCTCTGCCGCAGAAAGTGCAGATCTCTCAGGTTTCATTCAAGCTGACCAGCGCCAGCTTCAAAATAGTTGACGCCAAGCAGTCTTCCGCCGGGCCGAGCTGCAGCCTCCTGCAAGACGCGTACAGGAG GTATTACGAATACATGTTTGGCAACGCTAAAAGGCAGCAGCTGAACAAAGGCAGGCGGTCAGGCCCCTCCGAGCTAACAGAGCTGCAGGTGTGGATCACATCACCTGACTCCGACTGTGACGGTTACCCCGGTGTGACTTCTGACGAGTCAT ATGAGCTGTCCGTGGATCAGCCGTATGCAGTCCTGAAAGCACCGAAGGTCTGGGGAGCTCTGCATG GTCTGGAAACTTTCAGCCAGTTGGTGTATGAAGATGAATATGGAACT AAAAGCATCAATTCAACAACAATCAGTGATTTCCCCAGATTTGCACATAGAGGCATCTTGCTGGACAGCTCTCGGCATTTCCTGCCCATCAAAGTCATCTTGGCTAATCTG GAAACAATGGCGATGaacaaaattaatgttttcCACTGGCACATCGTGGATGATCAATCCTTCCCTTACCTGAGCCGAACGTTCCCACAGCTGAGCCAGCAG GGGGCTTACCACCCATACACACATGTGTATACTCCCGCTGATGTGAAGATGGTGATTGAGTTTGCCCGTCTGAGAGGCATTCGTGTTATCCCGGAGTTCGACACTCCAGGACACACGCAGTCTTGGGGCAAAg GCCAGACGGATCTGCTCACGCCCTGCTACTCTGGCTCCAAACAATCTGGCACCTTCGGACCAGTGAACCCCATCCTGAACACCACCTATGACTTCATGAACCAGTTCTTCAAGGAGGTCAGCACTGTGTTCCCCGATGCCTACGTTCACCTGGGAGGTGATGAGGTGGACTTCACCTGCTG GAAGTCTAACCCGGACATCCAGAAGTTCATGGATCAGCAAGGCTTCGGACAAGACTACAGCAAACTGGAATCATTTTATATCCAAAG ACTCTTGGAAATCGTCACCACTACCAGGAAGGGCTACATAATCTGGCAGGAGGTCTTCGACAATGGTGTGAAG cTGAAACCAGACACACTTATCCACGTTTGGAAAGGAAACCAGCAGCAATACCAGAACGAGATGGCAAATGTTACAGCATCAGGGTACCAGACCCTGCTGTCCACTCCCTGGTACCTGAACCGTATCTCCTACGGCCAGGACTGGCAGGGCCATTACAAGGCCGACCCACAGGATTTCAAGG gaaCTGAAGAACAAAAGAAGCTTGTGATTGGTGGAGAAGCCTGTTTGTGGGGAGAATATGTGGACGCCACCAACCTGACACCCAGACTCTG GCCTCGTGCCAGTGCTGTGGCAGAGCGGCTGTGGAGCGCCAAGGATGTGACGGACATCAACGATGCCTTTAACAGACTGTCTGCACACCGCTGTCGTATGGTGGA GCGCGGAATCCCAGCTGAGCCGCTGTTTTCCAGCTACTGTCCCCGTGAATACAGGGGTATATGA